A DNA window from Pseudomonas tohonis contains the following coding sequences:
- a CDS encoding FecR domain-containing protein, producing the protein MALRKSGEPRIAPAVAAQAVQWLVELQDGTPSRQRQDDWQRWRAADPEHERAWQRIESVNRGLRGLNTPTALAALDAPTSRSRREALKLLTLLVIAGGGALAVRNSEPLLALRADQSTAVGERRHLTLDDGSTLSLNTDSALDIRFDARQRLLHLRQGEMLVDAVDEARPLRVETPQGLVLLNGGRLAVRLQDSRSQVSLFAGDAQVFSHGQRLALHPGQRLDLDARGSGAAQAVDENSVAWINGMLVASSMRLGDFLAELGRYRHGRIGCDPAIADLRLSGTYPLDHTDSILALLPRTLPVEVRSVTRYWISVHPRAAS; encoded by the coding sequence ATGGCCCTGCGCAAGAGCGGCGAGCCACGCATCGCCCCCGCCGTCGCCGCCCAGGCGGTGCAGTGGCTGGTGGAGCTGCAGGACGGCACGCCCTCGCGCCAGCGCCAGGACGACTGGCAACGCTGGCGCGCCGCCGACCCGGAGCACGAGCGCGCCTGGCAGCGCATCGAGTCGGTCAACCGGGGCCTGCGCGGGTTGAACACCCCCACCGCCCTCGCCGCCCTGGATGCCCCCACCTCGCGCAGCCGACGCGAGGCCCTGAAGCTGCTCACCCTGCTGGTGATCGCCGGTGGTGGCGCCCTGGCGGTGAGAAACAGCGAGCCGCTGCTGGCCCTGCGCGCCGACCAGAGCACCGCCGTGGGCGAGCGGCGCCACCTGACCCTGGACGATGGCTCGACCCTGTCGCTGAACACCGACAGCGCGCTGGACATCCGCTTCGACGCCCGCCAGCGCCTGCTCCACCTGCGCCAGGGCGAGATGCTGGTGGACGCGGTGGACGAGGCACGCCCGCTGCGGGTGGAAACGCCCCAGGGGCTGGTCCTGCTCAATGGCGGTCGCCTTGCCGTACGCCTGCAGGACAGCCGCAGCCAGGTCAGCCTGTTCGCCGGCGATGCCCAGGTGTTCAGCCATGGCCAGCGCCTGGCGCTGCACCCCGGCCAGCGCCTGGACCTCGACGCCCGTGGCAGCGGGGCGGCCCAGGCGGTGGACGAGAACAGCGTGGCCTGGATCAACGGCATGCTGGTGGCCAGTTCCATGCGCCTGGGCGACTTCCTCGCCGAACTCGGCCGCTACCGTCACGGACGCATCGGCTGCGACCCGGCCATCGCCGACCTGCGCCTCTCCGGCACCTACCCGCTGGACCACACCGACAGCATCCTCGCCCTGCTGCCGCGCACCCTGCCGGTGGAGGTGCGCAGCGTCACCCGCTACTGGATCAGCGTGCACCCCAGGGCCGCCTCCTGA
- a CDS encoding sigma-70 family RNA polymerase sigma factor: MTSSQAAPEQALHKLYSDHSGWLRHWLQRKLGCPQSAADLAQDTFLKVLLGREAHRILEPRAFLTTLAKRVLANHYRRQDIERVYLLALAALPEDEAPSEEARAIILETLVELDRLLDGLPPQAKKVFLLAQVDGCTYAEIAEQLGLSLSSVKRYMAKAAERCYFAEYL, translated from the coding sequence TTGACCAGCAGCCAGGCCGCCCCCGAGCAGGCGTTGCACAAGCTCTACAGCGACCACAGCGGCTGGCTCCGGCACTGGCTGCAACGCAAGCTCGGCTGCCCGCAGAGCGCCGCCGACCTGGCCCAGGACACCTTCCTCAAGGTGCTGCTGGGGCGCGAGGCGCATCGCATCCTCGAACCCCGGGCCTTCCTCACCACCCTCGCCAAGCGCGTGCTGGCCAACCACTACCGTCGCCAGGACATCGAGCGCGTCTACCTGCTGGCCCTCGCCGCGCTGCCGGAGGACGAGGCCCCCAGTGAGGAAGCACGCGCCATCATCCTGGAGACCCTGGTGGAACTGGACCGCCTGCTCGACGGCCTGCCGCCCCAGGCCAAGAAGGTCTTCCTGCTGGCCCAGGTGGACGGCTGCACCTACGCCGAGATCGCCGAGCAGCTCGGCCTTTCCCTCTCCAGCGTCAAGCGCTACATGGCCAAGGCCGCCGAGCGCTGCTACTTCGCGGAGTACCTCTGA
- a CDS encoding PA2779 family protein, with the protein MLSPATHRRLAAVLVASQLTFFAQVPLAQAAMIGTPQALQEQQQQVDRAQLRGMLDNQDVQKKLQEYGVPREQVEARINSLTPAELAQFNQQLQQEPAGAGVVGIIVLFLVIFIITDMLCATDIFSFIKCIR; encoded by the coding sequence ATGCTCAGTCCCGCCACCCATCGCCGCCTCGCCGCCGTGCTGGTCGCCAGCCAACTCACCTTCTTCGCCCAGGTGCCGCTGGCCCAGGCCGCCATGATCGGCACGCCCCAGGCGTTGCAGGAACAGCAGCAACAGGTCGACCGCGCGCAGCTGCGCGGCATGCTCGACAACCAGGACGTGCAGAAGAAGCTGCAGGAATACGGCGTGCCCCGCGAGCAGGTGGAGGCGCGCATCAACAGCCTCACCCCGGCCGAGCTGGCGCAGTTCAACCAGCAGCTGCAGCAGGAGCCCGCCGGTGCCGGCGTGGTCGGCATCATCGTGCTGTTCCTGGTGATCTTCATCATCACCGACATGCTCTGCGCCACGGACATCTTCAGCTTCATCAAGTGCATCCGTTGA